A single Dermacentor variabilis isolate Ectoservices chromosome 9, ASM5094787v1, whole genome shotgun sequence DNA region contains:
- the LOC142557887 gene encoding junctional adhesion molecule A-like, with the protein MQFPWPLFSAAFLARIVVARGAHTGPPVLQPFSFPSDLTPGEDATFRCVVRSGSAPYHFRWLKDGEDVASRTAERLTTTVVSERVATLNVRRVTVGDSGDYTCLVSDSTGADSAITASLGIPGNILFRHCTLT; encoded by the exons ATGCAGTTTCCGTGGCCCCTGTTCTCCGCTGCCTTTCTTGCTCGAATCGTCGTTGCTAGAGGGGCCCATACAG GGCCTCCCGTGCTGCAACCCTTCAGCTTCCCGAGCGATCTGACACCGGGCGAGGACGCCACGTTCAGGTGCGTCGTGAGAAGCGGAAGTGCCCCGTACCACTTCCGGTGGCTCAAGGACGGCGAGGACGTCGCGTCCCGCACCGCCGAGCGACTGACAACCACGGTCGTAAGCGAACGCGTGGCGACGCTGAACGTTCGGCGAGTGACCGTCGGAGACAGTGGCGACTACACCTGCCTGGTGTCCGACTCCACGGGTGCGGACTCCGCCATCACCGCATCGCTGGGGATTCCAG